One genomic window of Haloferax mediterranei ATCC 33500 includes the following:
- a CDS encoding helix-turn-helix domain-containing protein, with product MQQTVPTIEVPGELESPSAKLVYLYLTTHDGASIDDIQDGLEMKKIALYSILSTLSKRGFVRQEAERYHIAQ from the coding sequence ATGCAACAGACGGTTCCGACTATCGAAGTTCCAGGTGAGCTCGAATCGCCCTCGGCAAAGCTCGTGTATCTGTACCTCACGACACACGACGGAGCATCTATCGACGACATACAGGACGGTCTCGAAATGAAGAAGATTGCACTCTACAGTATTCTCAGCACGCTCAGTAAACGTGGCTTCGTTCGACAAGAAGCCGAACGCTACCACATCGCTCAGTGA
- a CDS encoding DUF7563 family protein: MPECQNCSSFVTPAYARVFTPNGIDAPRVCPNCEDMVREGAQVRAARSPRNH; encoded by the coding sequence ATGCCGGAATGTCAGAACTGTAGTTCGTTCGTGACGCCCGCGTATGCCCGAGTCTTCACGCCGAACGGCATAGATGCTCCGCGCGTCTGTCCGAACTGTGAGGATATGGTTCGTGAGGGCGCACAAGTGCGAGCGGCGCGCTCGCCGAGAAATCACTGA